The Bombus affinis isolate iyBomAffi1 chromosome 17, iyBomAffi1.2, whole genome shotgun sequence genome includes a region encoding these proteins:
- the LOC126926297 gene encoding fatty acyl-CoA reductase 1-like, which translates to MIGASLEEPCPGRIQNISAVTGTILLIGRGCATAIWCRRDTRLDILPVDFVVDTIICIAWHVTLHRDHEVKVYNCASNAHPFKFGPMVDAMVKCSIDTPLNDTLWYPGCSVVANRYICNVLSLISRVLPAS; encoded by the exons ATGATTGGTGCGTCTTTGGAAGAGCCATGTCCTGGTCGGATACAGAATATTTCTGCAGTTACAG GTACCATTCTGCTAATCGGCAGAGGATGTGCAACAGCAATATGGTGCAGGAGAGATACAAGATTGGATATATTGCCTGTCGATTTCGTAGTCGATACGATAATATGTATTGCATGGCATGTCACGTTGCATCGTGATCACGAAGTTAAAGTATACAACTGCGCGAGTAACGCACACCCttttaa GTTTGGTCCGATGGTAGATGCTATGGTAAAATGTAGCATAGATACCCCACTGAACGATACGCTATGGTACCCAGGTTGTTCAGTCGTAGCTAATAGATATATTTGCAACGTTCTGAGTTTAATTTCGCGTGTTTTACCTGCGTCatag